The Rhododendron vialii isolate Sample 1 chromosome 1a, ASM3025357v1 region attttggtcTAAATGTTTTTATGAAGGGGACGTTGTATTATTCTGGACTTTTTAGGTGAAAAAATATGGACAAGAGTTAGATGACAATTAAGAATAGACTGAGCAAAGAGTATCGAGATGGGGTAAATTCATTTGTTGACTTTGCAGTCACAAATTTAGGTTCTGATGATCAGATTCGTTGCCCGTGTTTAAAATGCATGAATGTGGAACGCCATTTTAGTATTGTTGTTGCATTTCACCTGATACAAAATGGGATAGCTCCTTCTTACAAGACTTGGGTCCACCATGGGGAAACTATACCTATGAATCAACAATTTGTGTCGAACGAAAGCCGTTAGCCTAGTGGAGAAAATGTTGGGGGTGGAGTGGCAACAGATGAACATGAGAATCAAGACGACCTAGAACGCTTAGTTAATGATTACTATGCAGCAGCAATCATGAATGATGAGGAACTAGATGAGTTGCCTGACAATGTTGAGACAAAGAATGTGCGCAACTTTGATAAATTAATGAAGGATGCCCATCGAGAGTTATACCCCGGATGCAAGCTTACTTTACTATCATTTGTTATTAAGCTACTTCATGTTAAGGTGTTGAATAAATGGAGCAACAAGTCCTTTGATGCGCTGTTGGGGTTATTGAAGGAACTCCTACCTACAAGTGATCACGACATTCTAGGCAACATTTATGAAGCAAAGAAGTTCTTCGTGACTTAGGCTTGGGCTACGTGCCCATTCATGCATGTAAGAATGATTGTGCACTTTTTTGGAAGGAGAATGCTGATCTTGAAAAGTGTCCTGTTTGTGAGGAGTCTAGAAACAAGCTAAATGATGGTAAGGGAAAAAAGATTCCTCATAAGATCTTGCGATATTTTCCGTTGACCCCTAAGTTGCAGAGGTTTTATATGTCGAGCAAAACTTGTACAGATATGAGGTGGCATAAGAAGAAACGAGTTGATGATGGAGTATTAAGGCATCTTGCTGATGGTAAGGCATGGAAGCACTTTGATCGACATTATCCTGAGTTTGCTCGAGATGCCCGAAATGTGAGGTTAAGACTAGCTACTGATGGATTCAATCCCTTTGGTAACATGAGCAACTCCTACAGCTTATGGCCTGTGATTGTCATGCCTTACAATCTTCCTCCATGGAAATGTATGAAACAACCTTACTCTATAATGTCGTTGTTTATTCCTGGACCAATTGCACCGGGAAGAGATATTGATGTTTACTTAATGCCATTAATTGACGAATTGAAGGAGTTATGGGAACGTGGCGCAGTCACCTATGATGCCTCAACTGAACAAACTTTTCGAATGCATGTAGCTGTTATGTGGACCATCAACGATTTCCCTGCATATGGTAATTTGTCCGGGTGGACTACTAAGGGTTATTTGGCTTGCCCAATGTGTAACGAACATGCATCATCGCAAAGGTTGAGAAGTAAGTTAAGTTATGTGGGAGCTCGCCGAATGGTTACCTAAAGACCATCCTTGGCGAATGAGTCGCCTCTTTGATGGTAAGGTGGACCATCGGGAAAGGCCTACGGACATAACGGGTGAACAAATATTGCAGCAAATGAGTAAGGGGACATACAAGCCATTCGGCAAGCATCcaagcaacaaaagaaaaagaggagatccAATATTAAATTGGACCaagaaaagcattttttttgagCTTCCTTACTGGGAGAAACTCTTGCTGCGACACAACCTTGATGTGATGCATATAGAGAAAAATATATGTGAAGCTTTGCTTGGAATACTATTAAGCATAAATGGGAAGAACAAGGACACAGAAAAAGCACATCAGGATTTAGAGGATATGAGAATAAGGTTAGAACTGCATTTAAAGAGGCGTGCAGATGGGTCCTTTGAAAAGCCCCTAGCATCATACATTTTATCTCCAGAGGAGAGACATGGCTTTTATGAGTTCTTAAAGTCAATTAAGTATCCTGATGGTTATGCTGCAAACATATCAAGATGTGTGAGTACAAAAGGAGATAAGTTAACGGGCTTGAAAAGTCATGACTGTCATGTACTTTTACGACTTCTTCCCATTGGGATGCGTGGCTACCTTTCGAAAGACATATGTATCACCTTAACAGAGTTGGagattttttttcaagagaTATGCTCAAAAACACTGCGAGTTGAGGATTTGGAGAAACTACAAGATCGGATAGTGCTCATATTATGCAAGATGGAAAAGATTTTCCCTTTGGCATTCTTTGATGTCATGGTTCATCTTGCTATTCACTTGCCTCATGAGGCCATGCTCGGAGGACCAGTGCAATATCGATGGATCCAATTGAAaggtaatttttggcataaatTTAGATAGATGATATTAACATAATGTAGGTTTAATAATATGATATTATTTGTTAAACAGGCTTCTTGATACCTTAAAGGGATTTGTCACCAATCGAGCCTATCCGAAAGGTTCCATTTCTGAGGTTTACATTGTCAAAGAGTGTCTTACTTTTTGTTCGATGTATCTCGGTAATATGGAAACAGCTTTCAATTGGCCAGAATGAAATGTTGATGGTGGTGATTGTGGAACGAGGTTAGCTGTCTTCAACCAAAATGTGCGTCCTTTTGCCAAAATGACGAGGGCAAGTAATGTGACGCAGGAGGAAATAGATAAGGCTCATTGGTTTGTCTTGAATAATAGTCTTGAGTTGGAACAATATCTAGAGTATGTTAATACTTAATTTGGTTTTTAGTCATAGTTATATTTAGTGTTCGATCTTTTTTAACCATCACTTTTATGTATATGTTTGTTAATAGGGAGCACAAAAGTATATTGGCCAATGAAAGTGCAATTGACATCTCCAAGAGACAACAAGAGAAATTTCCAAAGTGGTTTAAAGAACGTGTAAGATACAAACTATATTCTGATACATTAATTAGTGGCATATATCAATATTAATAACATGCTTAGCATGCATTGTTCTGTAGATGAATCAAGTACGATCCAGAGGCAACCGAGGATTTGTGGTCATTAGCCAATGGTCCATTTGTGAATGTAAATATATATTCAGGTTGTATATCCAATGGTATCCGATTTCACACCAAAGACCGGGATAGTCATCGTAAAAGCCAAAATAGTGATGTCATGGTGGAAGGGGACCATAAAGGCAAAACAATTGGCTTTTATGGAAACTTGTGCAGAGTATGGGAGCTGAATTATATCTGCGGACACCATGTAGTTCTATTCCAATGTGAATGGTTCAATACCGGTAGAAGTAGATTCATTAAAGCCGATGCACATTTCACAAGCATTGATGTAAGAAGTAGATGGTATAAGAATGATCCATTTGCCCTCCCAATGCAAGTGAAGCAAGTCTTCTATGTCAATGATACCAAATTTGGTGATCATTGAAAAGTTGTAGAATTGTTCCAGCATCGAGGGATATGGGATATACCTCAGAGGGACGATGGTTTAGAACCCAGCGATGCACCTGCTACTGATGTATTCCAACAAGATGAAACCGCCAATGCCGTCCCTAatattgttgttgatgattCAGTTGAGGTCCAGCTCATTAGAGATGACGTCGATCCTGAGATTATTCCAAGTAATGTGGTTCTAGAGTCACACAACCGACAAGATATCAACAGTTTTCCTGAAGAAGATGAACATGAACATGAACATGAATCAATGGGAGAGCCTAGTGATAATACGGAAAATGAGTTTGCTATTGAATCTAATTCGGATATAGATCCTGATGTAGAACATTGATTTAGTTTTTTGTATTATCGTTGTTTTTGCTTCATGAGATTCCAAATTTGGATAGTACCTAGTTAATCAAATTTGGATCCATATCAAGTTTCAGAAAGTCTGAACATCGTGTGATATGACTTTTGGGACAAAAAATGATGACTGCAGTTTGCTTGAAATTCTGTTTCTTGATAGAGCACGGTGATACTAGATATAGCTTGTTGACGGTTGTTTGTATCTTGGTAAATTCATAGGGCTTGAATTGAGGCCGTGAAAGCTTACCCTCAAGCCGAAACGCATATAAATTCTAGCAACTACTGTGAGTATATCAATGCCTTAATTACCTTATTCACGAGCTACTTGCTTAAATCCAACTAGCAAATGTAGAAGTCACCGAAGCGTGTGTACCTTTGTACACAGATTAAAGCCTTCAAGGATATAATATAAGATAAAGGCTGGATAATATACCCACACTTAACCTTTGGCACACATATAATATAAGATAAAGGCTGGATAAGTTCTTTTAACTTGTGCAACTCCAGAGGCAACACTATAAGTTAACAATTCCACACATTTGGCaaggtttttttggttttttttttgatccgacaTTTGGCAAAAATACACCAAGTCATCTGGAAACAGTGATTTCACAGGATGCATGTATTGGAAGTTTTAGCTATATATGTAAATGGTCTGCAATAAAGTCCATCTTATTTTGCCCATATAACATGGCTGGGGAACTCTTTATGTAGTATGACCAGTTTAATGGCTttagctttctttctttttttcatgtgTTTATTATAGCTTGAATAGGTTGAACATTTTGGCTATGAAGGAATAGATGGGGGATGAGAAAAGTTCCCGAGCATCGCCTTTATCCCTTTTCGTTACCCATAATAACAGTTGGTTGGAAATTCAGAATCTGATCAGATTGTTATGTGATGAACAAAACTTCTTTTGCTTTGAGAGATCCAGGTTCAGTATTTTCCAACACATAACATGTAATTACACTAGAAGCGATTTCAACCTCTAAACCTCATTTTAAGTAGTTAGAACTTCAATTCCTGCACTTGAACATCCAGTTTTTGCCTCTGTTTTTTGGGTAGTTTCTCATTTGTAAACTTGAAATTAGGTTTTGGTTCCTCCCATTACTGGCCCTGTTGTTGTTCAGATGGGAAGAAGGCCCAAAATGACACTCAACATAGTTAAGGGCATCAATTTCCCTAGCAGTAGGGGAGTTTctcaccagagagagagagagaatcaatcTGCTATTGCATATGACATTGttcctttcaagtttcaaccttTAGGAGGAGCCCTTCACTTCCCGGAAAATTATCGATCATATACAACTTCTTTGATAGGAAAATTGAGataattttgttcaatctcaGAAGTAACTAGCTTAAGAAACATGTTATGTAGGTTCATAGGTAATGACAGAGTAAATACACTTCCACGAAGTGATTTACGTGGTTtaattgaatttattttttacgtACAATCTAATTATCGTGCTTTTTGGAATCAGGCTTTAAAAGTGTGATAAAGCTTGAATTAATGTTATTCATGTGTCGGACACGTGTCTGAAGTGTGTCCGGAGCGTGTCTATGTCTTACACATTTCCGACACCGACACTTCGATTCTAGCAAAGTTTTACTGCTACGTAGGTTGCATATCATCGATAATATGTAAAATGACATCAAAATCTGGGTTGGATAGCTCAATTAGTCACTCATGAGTCATCCCATAATTCGTCATATAACAACTTGGAGcaaaatctctttctttttcaaaacctttCGTAGGCTTGACATTGTTAAATATAtaattactttcttttcttttttttgcaattttgtacAAGTAAGGAGATGGAGttgctttttggaagctaatCAAGATGGAGTTGTAgttatttttggaagctaaccaagatggagttgaagactttttggtagttatttttggaagctaaccaaGATGGAGTTtaagactttttggtagttaaaTGGAACACTTGTTCTAAGTTCCTTTTGGATATGGATGTTTTATAGTTTCGGTAATGTTGTTACGTTTGAAGTGGTTATTGTTGGAGGATGAATGTTTTGAAAGGTTTTGAAGTTGGATGATGAATGTTGACTTAAtgaatatttgatttgaatgatatTTTGTTTCTTCGAAATTTAAGTTTTGCTAAGTTGAATTATAAGATACAAATGGAATAAATTGTAAGCAGGTGAAAACAATATATGGAATAAATTGTATTGCTGCTAATGTCctatttttggtgacaaaagagATTGTCTCTGTTGTGTATCTACTACTACAATAGGTTATTGGTGACACACAACCAGTTGTCATGGTTGGTACTTTTAGTGACAACCTTTGTCACAGAATAATCTCTCTTCTGTGACAACATAGTGCTGTCATTGTTATTGTCTGTGACATAATCACCTTTGTCGCGGAAAATCTCTCTTTCATGACATCATATTGTTGTCACTGTTTCTTTCGGTGACAAGTGTGTCACGGAAAATTTGTCTTCGGTGACACCAAATTCTTGTCACCATTGATAACATTCTGTGACAACTAC contains the following coding sequences:
- the LOC131329343 gene encoding uncharacterized protein LOC131329343 gives rise to the protein MTIKNRLSKEYRDGVNSFVDFAVTNLGSDDQIRCPCLKCMNVERHFSIVVAFHLIQNGIAPSYKTWVHHGETIPMNQQFVSNESHEHENQDDLERLVNDYYAAAIMNDEELDELPDNVETKNVRNFDKLMKDAHRELYPGCKLTLLSFVIKLLHVKVLNKWSNKSFDALLGLLKELLPTSDHDILGNIYEAKKFFENADLEKCPVCEESRNKLNDGKGKKIPHKILRYFPLTPKLQRFYMSSKTCTDMRWHKKKRVDDGVLRHLADGKAWKHFDRHYPEFARDARNVRLRLATDGFNPFGNMSNSYSLWPVIVMPYNLPPWKCMKQPYSIMSLFIPGPIAPGRDIDVYLMPLIDELKELWERGAVTYDASTEQTFRMHVAVMWTINDFPAYGNLSGWTTKGYLACPMCNEHASSQRLRSKLSYVGARRMVT